The Antarcticibacterium flavum genome contains the following window.
TACGCGAATATGGCCGTGCAAATCTCTCTGTAATTAAAGACGGGGAAGCTTTATTTGAAGGCATCGTGGAAAATTCACAGGTATGGATGAGTCACAGTGATACCATAAAAGAGCTTCCTGAAAGAGCCGTAAGGCTGGCAAGCACAAGCGATGTACTTAATGCCGCTTATAGAATAGATGGGGAAGATACATTCGCAATACAATTTCATCCTGAAGTATATCATTCGACCGATGGGAAACAGCTGCTCGAGAACTTCCTTGTAAACATAGCTGGTGTGCCGCAGACCTGGACACCTGAAGCTTTCGTGGACATGACAGTGGGAGCCCTTAAGGAACGAATTGGCGATGATAAAGTGGTACTTGGTTTAAGCGGGGGAGTTGACTCCAGCGTTGCTGCAGTGCTACTTCATAAAGCAATAGGAAAAAACCTTTATTGCATTTTTGTTAACAACGGGCTTTTAAGAAAAGGCGAATTTGAAAGTGTCCTTGAGCAATACAAGGATATGGGGCTTAATGTAAAAGGGGTAGATGCTTCGGCACGTTTCTTGGATGCGCTTGCAGGAGTAAGTGATCCTGAAGATAAGCGCAAGGCAATAGGAAATGCCTTTATAGAGGTCTTTGATGATGAAGCTCACCGTATTGAAGATGTGAAGTATCTTGCACAGGGAACTATTTATCCCGATGTGATCGAAAGTGTATCTGTCAACGGGGGACCTTCAGCAACTATTAAATCCCACCATAATGTGGGAGGACTGCCGGACTTTATGAAACTTGAAGTAGTAGAGCCTTTGAAGATGTTGTTCAAAGATGAGGTAAGAAGAGTGGGGGCAGAGCTGGAAATAAGTGACAGCATTCTTGGCAGGCACCCTTTCCCGGGGCCGGGATTGGCAATTAGGATCCTGGGAGATGTAACGGCAGAGAAGGTGAGGATCCTACAGGAAGTAGATGCGATATTCATCAATGGATTAAAGGAGTGGATGCTTTATGATAAGGTGTGGCAGGCCGGTGCTATATTACTTCCGGTAAGCTCTGTGGGAGTAATGGGTGATGAAAGAACTTATGAGAAAGTGGTGGCGCTTCGGGCTGTTGAATCTACAGATGGTATGACTGCAGACTGGGTTAATCTACCTTATGATTTCCTGCAAAAAACATCCAATACAATAATAAATAGGGTAAAAGGCGTTAATAGAGTGGTGTATGACATTAGTTCGAAACCACCGGCTACCATCGAATGGGAATAATATAAGGTGCAGGTCATAAAGGGTTTAGGGCTGCGTCAAACGAAATAAAAGACAAATGAAGTATTTAATAATGATGTGCCTGTTCTTTCAGGTAATTTCCTTAACGGCCTTTGGGCAGGCATATAAGTATCATACAGTTGCCCCCGAGGAAAATGTCTACAGGATCGCTCAAAAATATAATATTTCTGCAGAAGCTATCTATAAATTGAATCCCGATGCCCGTAATGGGGTGAACGTGGGTTCCAAACTGGTGATCCCGCTTCAGGAAGAAAAAGTGGTTAACACCAGTGAACCTGTTTCTTTTAAATACCATAAGGTTGAAAAAAAAGAAACACTCTTTGGTTTGTCCCAACGGTATAATGTTGACATAGATGAGATTAAAAAGTATAATAAACATCTATATTCAAAAGAACTTCAACAGGGAGAGGAAGTAAGTATTCCGGTATATGCGAAAACCGAAACTCCTCTTCCCAAAGCGGTGGCCCAGGGTCCTCCTCCTGTTCAAATTACCAAAACCCGCGAACATATCATCCTGCCAAAAGAAACCAAATTTGGGATTGCAAGGAAATATGGGATGACGGTGGAGGAACTTGAAAAACTTAATCCAAAGGTGGATGTCCTGCAACCGGGCATGATGATCAAGGTAGCTACCAATGTCATAGATGAACCGGTTATTATTACAGATGATGCTTTCCAGTTTTATGAAGTGCAGCCCCAGGAGACTATTTTCGGTCTTACCCAGCGGTTCCAGGTAGACAGAGATTCTTTAATGGCTTTAAACCCTGGATTAAGGGATGGTCTAAAATCGGGGATGGTCTTAAAAGTTCCAACCAGGGATGCCAGGGGAAGGGAACTGGAGGATATTGAGGTTGAAGTAACAGAGACTGCAGCCGGAGAGGCGCGAGCTACCAGGCTGGAGGATAACATCAAGGACAGAAGTACCAAAAACCTTGTATTAATGTTGCCTTTTAATTTGAACAAGATCAATAATGATACTATTTCCAATTCCAAAAATGTAATTGAGAATGACAGGGTAATGAGGGTTTCGCTGGATTTTTATAGCGGGGTGATGATGGCCCTGGAAAGAGCAAAGGAATTGGGGATATCAACTAACCTCCAGGTTTTTGATACACAACGACAGGCAGGGAAGGTTACTTCTATCATACAATCCAACAACTTTTCCAATGTAGATGCGGTAATAGGGCCTTTATACCAGGCCACCAGTGAGGAAGCCGCATCCAGGCTTTCCGCAACGGGAATTCCTGTAATCTCACCGCTTACTAACCGGGAATTGCGGTGGATGCCCAATTTATATCAGGCCAGGCCAAGTGATGATATGTTGAGGGATGCTATGATAGACTATATACGTAATAATTCACAGGGCAAGAATGTCATCATCATTGCAGATGGCAAAAACGCTGCCTTAAGGAACAGGTTAAATAATGCAATTCCAGGTTCCAGAATTGTGAATCCATCAGACAATAATATTAGTGAGGGAAGTATTGCGACCTCCATCCTTAAAGACAGAGAAAACTGGGTGATCCTGGAATCTGAAAGCGTTGGACTTTTAAGCAGTGCAACTTCTGCCCTTAACAGACTGGCAAGGAATAATAAGATCACCTTGTTCACCACCAATAAGAATTCTTCTTTTGACAGTAATGTACTGGCCAATGATCATTTGGGAAGACTTAACTTTCATTTCCCTTCTGAATATAAGGAGTTTGATGAAACGGTGAGCGATATGTTCATCGACAAGTATAAGTCAAAATATGGATATGTTCCCAATAACTATACTGTAAGAGGTTATGATCTAACCCTTGACATTTTGCTAAGACTTGCGGCAATGAGTTCCCTGGAAGAATCTGTAAGAGCCAACATTTTAACCGAATATGTGGAGAACAAATTTAGTTACAGGCCAAAGGCAAATGGAGGATTCTATAATGATGCTATTTACATCATGCATTATAATGATGATCTAACCTTAAGTGTAGCCCGATAGTCCATGACCTCCAAAGTAACATATAAAGGAAATCTTAGAACTTCCTGTGAGCATTTACAAAGTGGAAATGTATTTATTACAGACGCACCTGTTGACAATCAGGGAAACGGGGAAGCCTTTTCCCCCACAGATACTGTTGCGACTGCGCTGGCCTCTTGTATGTTAACCATAATGGGTATCAAGGCAAGAGATCTTGGTATAGATATTGAAAATACCTTTGCACAGGTTACCAAGCACATGGCTGCAGACCCAAGACGTATCTCCAAAATCGAGGTAGAATTCTTTTTTAATCAAAGTTTTGATAAAAAGCAGAAGACCATCCTGGAAAATGCAGCAAGGACTTGCCCTGTAATTTACAGCCTTCACCCCGACATTGAAAAGGTGATCGCCTTTAATTACTAACTTTATTTATGAGAACCATAATTTTCCTTTTCCTGCTTGCCGGGCAAGGCCTTCACGCGCAAAATAATCCTGAAAAGATCTATTGGCAGGATGAACCCCTTTCCTGGGAAGATTTCAAAGCAAGGCCAGACAAGAGTTCGTCTTTCCAGGCCAATACCAATGCCGGTCTTTCCTATTCCTGGAATTTGAAAAATGAAAATGGGATTTTATCCTTAAGGTATGAGGTGTTTAGCTATTTTAATCCCGAATCTTCCTGGGTGGTTCCCACTTCAAAAAATGATCACCTTTTAACCCACGAACAACTTCATTTCGATATTACCGAGTTGCATGCAAGAAAACTTAGGAAAGAACTTTCAAACCTCCAGATTGAACAGCTGGGAAAAGACCCAAAAAGGGTTTTAAATTCATTTTATTCCCGAATAGAAAAAGAGCGGGCTGTAATGCAGCAAAAGTTTGACAGGGAAACCAATCACAGCATGAACAGGGAAGCAGAGGCTAAATGGCAAAAATTCGTAAAGGATGAACTGGCAAAAGTGAAAGATTACCAGGCGTAGGAGGCAACTTCTTTTTTTGCAGTTTCAAATTCATTTATCATTTCCTCTACAATTTTTGCAGCAGGTTTTATATCGTGGATAAGCCCTGCGATTTGGCCAATTTCAAGTTCTCCCTCTTCAAGGTCTCCCTCAAACATTCCTTTCTTTGCCCGTGCCCTTCCAAGCAAATTTATAAGATCTTCCTTTGTGGGTCTACTTCGATATAATTCCTGGACATCTTCAAAGAATTTATTTTTAAGAAGCCTCACAGGAGCAAGTTCTTTTAAGGTAAGCATAGTATCACCCT
Protein-coding sequences here:
- the guaA gene encoding glutamine-hydrolyzing GMP synthase, with amino-acid sequence MQKNVLILDFGSQYTQLIARRVRELNIYCEIHPYNKIPNDLSGFKAVILSGSPFSVRGEDAPHPDLSQIRGKLPVLAVCYGAQYLAHFNGGKVEASEIREYGRANLSVIKDGEALFEGIVENSQVWMSHSDTIKELPERAVRLASTSDVLNAAYRIDGEDTFAIQFHPEVYHSTDGKQLLENFLVNIAGVPQTWTPEAFVDMTVGALKERIGDDKVVLGLSGGVDSSVAAVLLHKAIGKNLYCIFVNNGLLRKGEFESVLEQYKDMGLNVKGVDASARFLDALAGVSDPEDKRKAIGNAFIEVFDDEAHRIEDVKYLAQGTIYPDVIESVSVNGGPSATIKSHHNVGGLPDFMKLEVVEPLKMLFKDEVRRVGAELEISDSILGRHPFPGPGLAIRILGDVTAEKVRILQEVDAIFINGLKEWMLYDKVWQAGAILLPVSSVGVMGDERTYEKVVALRAVESTDGMTADWVNLPYDFLQKTSNTIINRVKGVNRVVYDISSKPPATIEWE
- a CDS encoding PBP1 and LysM peptidoglycan-binding domain-containing protein; protein product: MKYLIMMCLFFQVISLTAFGQAYKYHTVAPEENVYRIAQKYNISAEAIYKLNPDARNGVNVGSKLVIPLQEEKVVNTSEPVSFKYHKVEKKETLFGLSQRYNVDIDEIKKYNKHLYSKELQQGEEVSIPVYAKTETPLPKAVAQGPPPVQITKTREHIILPKETKFGIARKYGMTVEELEKLNPKVDVLQPGMMIKVATNVIDEPVIITDDAFQFYEVQPQETIFGLTQRFQVDRDSLMALNPGLRDGLKSGMVLKVPTRDARGRELEDIEVEVTETAAGEARATRLEDNIKDRSTKNLVLMLPFNLNKINNDTISNSKNVIENDRVMRVSLDFYSGVMMALERAKELGISTNLQVFDTQRQAGKVTSIIQSNNFSNVDAVIGPLYQATSEEAASRLSATGIPVISPLTNRELRWMPNLYQARPSDDMLRDAMIDYIRNNSQGKNVIIIADGKNAALRNRLNNAIPGSRIVNPSDNNISEGSIATSILKDRENWVILESESVGLLSSATSALNRLARNNKITLFTTNKNSSFDSNVLANDHLGRLNFHFPSEYKEFDETVSDMFIDKYKSKYGYVPNNYTVRGYDLTLDILLRLAAMSSLEESVRANILTEYVENKFSYRPKANGGFYNDAIYIMHYNDDLTLSVAR
- a CDS encoding OsmC family protein, with product MTSKVTYKGNLRTSCEHLQSGNVFITDAPVDNQGNGEAFSPTDTVATALASCMLTIMGIKARDLGIDIENTFAQVTKHMAADPRRISKIEVEFFFNQSFDKKQKTILENAARTCPVIYSLHPDIEKVIAFNY
- a CDS encoding DUF922 domain-containing protein — translated: MRTIIFLFLLAGQGLHAQNNPEKIYWQDEPLSWEDFKARPDKSSSFQANTNAGLSYSWNLKNENGILSLRYEVFSYFNPESSWVVPTSKNDHLLTHEQLHFDITELHARKLRKELSNLQIEQLGKDPKRVLNSFYSRIEKERAVMQQKFDRETNHSMNREAEAKWQKFVKDELAKVKDYQA